Below is a genomic region from Bacteroidales bacterium.
ACCTGTTGTTCCACAATTAGTGTTATATGCAATATTAGCATTTGTACTAGCAGTAATAGATGTTACAGTTAAAGTCGTTGCTCCTGTTTCAGTTGGAGTATATGCAAATATTTTTTCTTTACCAGTAGCTGCTGTGCCACAATACGGGGTATTCCATTCGCCAAGTCCTGTTGTTATAGTTGCCGTTTGTATTGCGCCGCAGTTCATAGCTGTTACGTTTGAACAAGGTCCAGTGCCAGAAGGTTCAAAAATACAGATTTCAAAACTTCCAAAATCGTTGTTTCCATATTCCCAAACGCGAATATAAACAGTGCTGCCTGGGGTTAATCCAGACCTGTCAATTTTTGGCATATAAGTTCCATTGTCGCTGTCGTCATCATCGCATTCTATTAGAGTTAAGCTGCTGCAAGTTCCTGAGTATATTGCCATTGCCAAATCTTGTACTCCTCCAGATGGAGTTCTTGTGTCTATAATAACATGCCCGCTAGCAGGAACAGTAAATTTAAACCAAACATCACCACCTAAATAATTACCACAGCCAGGAGCAGGAGGAACAGGAGTTGAAGCTGTTGCTCCAACATTTGTATAAGTTGAAAAATTACAAACATTATTTCCAACATTAAGAGTTATTGCATTAACGCAATTATCGTTTGCTGGTTGAGAATATCCACTTATGCAAAATGCAACTATAAAAACTATTGTAATTAGTAAATATTTTTTCATGCTATTCTCCTCTTTTTTTACTTTTTTTATTTTAATTCTACCTTAGCAGGTATAATTTCAATTTTATGCCTTGATTCAATTGTTTTCAATTCATTTTGCAATGATTGAATTTCTTCATTCAGTATGGCTTTTAAAGATTGATCAGATGTGTTTTCAAGCAATTCTTTTTTTGCTTTTATACTAATGTTAATTTCCTCAACATTAATTTCATTGTCTAATTGTTGTTTTTCTACAAAAGGCTCATTTTTTATATAAACAGCTTGTTTTTCTGTGGGTGTTCTATCTGTTTTTTCATTTATTTGAATTTGCGAAAACACTTTGTTAGACCAAGAAAACAGCATAAAAAATGCTAGAATAAAATAAAAGTTTTTCATAAAAAAATTTTTTTTTGACAGTTATTGCTTATATTAGACGTATAAACTTTAAAAAAGTTTATTTTTGTAAAAAACTAATACTCAAAGATTTACAAATATATTAAATTTTTTTAATAAAAAAACACTTCAAATAAAATTTTTTACTTGAAGTGTTGCAACTTATTGATAATCAACAACATACAGTGGCAACTCAAAACAAAAAAGTTTTTTCTGTTTTATTACCAACTATGTCAGTAAAAGTAACGTGTAATTTTTCAATTTTTTGATTTTTCTTTAAAGGAATAGTAAATTGATCATATTTAAAATCATAAATCATTAATTGCCAAACACCGTCAACATAAGCATTATAGCTTTTAATTACTCCAGAATTATCGGAAACATAAAAAATAATATCGTTAGTTGGTGCTGTATTTAAAGAACTGATGTTGTTTTTATAAATTTTTGGAGGAACAGTGTCTTCAAAAAGTTTAAAGTCTCCTGTATTATTCATCTTTACAAACCAATTTCCTTTTGAATCTTTTGTTGGTTTATAGGATTTTATAATTTTATTAGAATTATCTGTTTGGATAAAAAGAGTTTTGTTGCTAATAAAATTATTTTTATTGAATATAACTTTAAAAGATTTTAATATTGGAAGTTCCTTGCTGCCAATAGTCCAAACAAGCTCATTATCTATCTTTTTTTCAATTAAAAATGGTTGTTCTAAAGCCATGTCGCCATAAAAAGAGTTTATATTGAGTTCTATTGAAATGTTTTCGGTGTTAAAAGTGTTAAATTGGTGATTGAAAATTTTATATTTATTGTTGCTATGTGGGCTGCTTTTCTTGTTTTTAATGATTGTTGTATTCAATGTTGAGCTGTTAGATTCAGCATCAGTTGCTATTATTGTTAGTTTATGCGGAAGACTGTCTTTTAAAGTAAAAAGTCCTTTTTTTGAAATTTTTTTATAAAAAAGAGTGTTTGGAACATTGCCGGAATAAGTAAGAACAATTTGTTTCTTTTTGTTTAAGCCTAAATTATGGTCAAAAATTCCTTTGCAATTACTGTCTAAATAAAATGAATAGCGATCAAAATCTGCTTTCCAAACTAATATGTCATCAATAAGTACTTCTATTATTCTAGGAAGAAGACGATAGGATAATGATTGAAAGTCTTGCACGTCTATTCCTATAAAAAATGTATCTGGCACATAAATTTCTTTTAGAGTGGTGTATGTTTCGCCGTGCAAGATTGTTTTATATAAATCTACATTTGCTGGAAGAAATCCTCCTGATTGCAAACTGTAAATACCAATTTGATTGAAGATGGGCTTTCTTTTGTCATTAGTTTGGAAAAACATTAAAGGATTAAGAGGGTCGCTTGTTTTTGTGTCTCTAATTTCAAAATGCAGATGCTCGCCAAAGGAATATCCGCTGTTTCCTGCAATACCAATAGGCTGACCTTTTTTTATTTTTATTGTATTTTGTGACAAATAAATATCTGTTTCAAAAGTTTTGTTTTTGTATTGATAATTGGTTACTAAAGAGTCTATTTCTGGAGAAAATGAAGACAAATGCCCATAAACGGAGGTGTATCCGTTTGGATGTGAGATATAAACAGCTCTTCCGTATGATGCGGAATTAAATCTAACGCGAGAAACATAGCCGTCCCAAACAGAAAAAATTCTTCTGTCGTTTTTGTCGTATGTTCTAAAATCCAAGCCTATATGAAATCGTCCGCTTCTGTATTCCGCGAAATTACTTGTTAATTGTAATGGCGGCTGTAGCGGAAGGGCTATTGTTTGTGTGGTTTGAGAAAATGAGATGTTGAAAAACAACAAAAAAATAAGAAATAATGATATACGCATAACAAAAATTTTTCTGCGAATAAAGATATAAAAATTTTTTTAAAACTAATATCTGTACTTAAATGCAGATAATAGAAAATAATTTTTAATTTTACACGTTGTTTAGTTATTAATAAGAAATTTGTGAGAATATTTTTTGCAATATGTTTTTTTGTAAATATTTTTTTGCTATCGGCACAAAATGGCAAAAACAAAGTTTTTTCATTCTTGGAAATGCCAAATAGTTCCCGTTTGACAGCTCTGGGCGGAAACATGGCAAGTATAAATGATGGAGATATTAGCTTGGTTCTTACAAATCCGTCATTAATAAACGATTCTGTAGATAAAGGTATAGCAATAAATTATACAAATTATTTTTCTGATATTAACTATGGTTTTTTAACATATTCTCACACTTTTGAGAAAGTGGGCAGCTTTGCTGGTAGTCTTCAGTATTTGAATTATGGAAATTTTACGCAAACAGATTATTATGGTAATGTGTTGGGAGAATTTAACTCCTACGATATGGCTGTTACAATAGGCTGGGGGCGTGTTTTGCATCCCGGATTTTCTATTGGAGCAAATGTAAAATTTATTTATTCAGATTTAAACGATGTTTCTGCTTCAGGAATAGGCGTTGATGTTGCAGGCACATATTTTAATGATGAAAATTTTTTTAGCACAACATTAGCAATTCGAAATGCAGGGCGACAGATAAAAACATATAACGGCATTTCTGAGCCATTTCCATTTGATATGCAACTTGCTTTTTCTAAGCGTTTTGAGCATGTACCTTTGCGCTTTTCAGCTTTAATACATCATTTGCATAAGTGGGACATTTGCTATTTCAATCCAGAAGACATTCAATACGACCCAATTTCAGGATTGCCAATTGAGGAAAGAAAAATAAGTGTTTTTGGAGACAAACTTATGAGGCATATTATTTTTGGTGCTGAATTTGCTCCTTCAAGGAGTTTGTCTTTTAGGATAGGATACAATTATCAAAGACGTAAAGAGCTGACAGTGGCTTCAAGATTATCAACGGTTGGTCTTAGTTGGGGCTTTGGTTTTCGCATAAAATATTTTTATTTGAGTTATGCTCGAAGTGCTTATCATTTAGCAGGTTCGCCAAATGTTATAACAATAACAACGAATATTAACGATTTTTTGTAAAAAACATTGTAAATTTTGAATGGAAAATAAAAAAGTATCGTTAAAAAAATTCATTTGGCTATCAATTTTTGCGGCTGTAATAACGATTTTGCTAAAATTTTACGCTTGGTATTTAACAGGTTCTGCAGGACTTATGTCCGATGCGGTTGAGTCGTTGGTTAATTTAGTGGCGGCAATTATGGCTTTGAAACTTTTGTCTATTGCGATGAAGCCGGCAGATGAAAAGCATTTGTTCGGACATAGCAAGGCGGAATATTTTAGCAGCGCAATAGAAGGAGTAATGATTATATTGGCTGCGGGGAGCATTATTTGGGCATCAATACCTAGATTTATAAATCCTGTTGAAATTGAAAATACCGGCATTGGATTGGTTTTTTCTGCAATTGCTTCTGCTGTAAATCTTGTGGTAGCACTGATTTTGATTCGCAATGGGAAAAAGCATAAATCTATTTTATTAGAAGCTGACGGAAAACATTTAATGACAGACGTTTGGACTTCTTTGGGTGTGATTTTAGCCGTTATTGTTGTTGAGTTTACAGGTTGGTTGATTTTAGACCCAATTATAGCTGTGTTGGTGGCAATAAACATTATTGTTTCCGGTGTTGTTTTGATAAAAAGGTCTGCAAACGGCTTATTAGATGCGGCAATTGATTCGGAAGGTTTGAAAAAAATCGAAAATCTTTTGGATTCTTATAAAAAGGATAAAAAAATAATTTTTCATTCTTTACTTACAAGGCAGGCAGGGCAACGGATATTTATTTCGATGCATATTTTGGTGCCGGGAGAATGGACTGTAAAGCAAGGGCATGATGTTTCTGAACAAATTGAAAAGGATTTATTTGACTTGTTTGATCAGCCGATAAATGTTATCACGCATATAGAGCCGATTGAAGACCCAAAATCTTTTAACGATATTGATTTGGATAGAAAATTCGATTAAAAAACATTTCTTCGTCTTTTTTGTCTGTTGATTTTATGACGAATGTTATAGGGCATTTCTGTATTTTATCTATGTCTAAAAAACTGGCTCGATTTTTGCATGTTTTTATTATTATTAGATAAAATATTTTTTGCATATTTCTCGTATATTTCTCGTATATTTCTCATATATTTTTTGTATATTTTTCGTATAAAGATTAACTGTTATGAAGAAAATTAGTTTTATTTTAGTTTTACTATTTGGTTTTGGGCTAATGGCTTATTCTCAAAGCATTACTTTTAATATTATTGGAATAAAAAAACCCATCGGAAATATACAATTGGGTTTTTTTACAAATGAAAAAGATTATAAAATAGAGAAGCCTACAATAAGTAAATACATATCAAAAAAAGGCTTAAAAAATGGCAAAATTACCGTAAAGTTTGATGATATTCCTGCAGGAACTTATGGAGTTTGTTTATTAGACGATGAAAACAGTAATGGAAAAATGGATTACTTATTTTTTATTCCTCAAGAGGGATTTGGATTCTCTAATTATTATCACAAAGGAATGTCTAAACCCAAATTTGATAGCTTTAAATTTGACTTAAATAGAGGTGCGCATAAAGTAGTGGAAATTAAAATTAGATACATGTGAATCTGCTAAAAGTTGGAAAGTGGTGTCATGTTCTAAAATAGGTTCGCACCTTACAATTTTTACTAACCTTCAATTATTTTTTCTCGAAAGTACGTATTTCCTTTTAAATATTTGTCTGTTTTTTTGAGCCAAAACGAGGTTTTCTAAAAAAACATTTATTCGCTTTTCTCTTCGTTTCCGCTGATTTCACGCAAGCTAGAAAGTTCTGCATTTATCTCGTTTTCAGCGTTTAAAATTTGCTTTTTGCAAAAATATATAAGCTCCGTTGCTCTTTTTACTTTTACTATCAATTCGTCTAAATCTATCAAATCATCATCAATTAATTTGATAATTTCTTCTATTTCTGCAATAGCTTCTGAATATTTTAAATCTTCTTGTTTTTTCATTTTTTTTGTTTTTGAATAACAGATTTTACATTGCCATCATTAAAAATTGTTTCAATAACATCGCCGTCTTTTAGTTTTTTTGAATTTCGAATAATTTTCGAGTCAAGCAATGTTATTGAATAGCCTTTTTTCAATAAATTACTTGGATTTGACATGGCAATATTATTTTCAAAAATTTTAAGATTTGAATTATTTTTTTGGAAAAAGTGTTTTAAATTTTGAGTTAAATCCTTTTGCTGTAAGTTTAGATTATAATTTTTATTTGCCAAAAAAGTTGTAGATCTCAAGTTTATATCAGCGACATAGCTATGAAGTTTGGCAGAAAGGTCTGAAGTTGTAAAAATAGATTTTTTTAATAAAAACAAAAGTCTGCTTTGTAAATATTCTTTTTGAAATTGAAATTTAACCTTTGTTTTTTCGTAAATAGAAGCTGCAATGTCTTCTAAAAGTTGCTCGTGGTTTGCTAAGGACATTAAAAACAGCGCACTTATTTGCGAGGCTTTATCTTGCAATTTTAATAGCTGAGTTGAAAACATTTTTACAATAAAATAGCCGACATCGGTAGGTGTGATTTTATTTGCAAAAGCAACAAGCTCTGTAACAGTTTCGTTTGTAGAATGCCCGATGCCTGTGATTACTGGAAGAGGACACTCGCAGACAGCTTTCGCCAAATTATAATCGTCGTAACAGTCTAGTCCGGTTTCGTCTCCGCCACCTCTTAAAATCAAAACAGCATCGAATTTATCTTTCATTTTGCTAATTTGCGAAATGCGCATAGAAATGGTTTCAACACATTTAGAGCCTTGTAGTACTGCGGGAAACAAAGTTGTTTCAATTTTAAAAATTGCGCCTTCGGAATTGATTATATTTTCAAAATCCTTTAATCCTCTACTTGTTGAAACGCTAATTACTGCTAATTTGCTGGGAATTTCGCTCAAAAAAGTATTTTTATTTAAGTAAAAAAGTCCTTCGTTTTGCAGCCTTAATATTGTTTTTTTCCTTTCAAGTGCAATTTTTCCTAATGTATATTGAGCATCAACATCTATTATTCTGAGCCTCAATCCATACAATTCATGGAAACGTAATTCAGCATAAAATAAAATCTCTATTCCGTCTTCAAAGTTTTTTCCGGTAATGTCTTTAAAATTTGCAGAAATTCTTCGCAAGTCGTCAGCCCAAATTACAGATTGGCATTTTGCAATAATTTTATTGTTTATTTTTTCAACTAATTCCGGGAAAGCGTGTCCAGAAGCCGTATAGCGATTTAGTTTCAGCATTTCAGCTTTTATCCACAGCGGAGCAGCGAAATCGCGGGCAACAACATTTCTAAGCTTAATCAAAACTTGATTTAATGTGAAAATATTGCTATTGCTTGAAGTTGACATTTTATATAGAAATATTGTCAAAATTAGTAAAATCTTGATTTCTTTGGCGAGGATTAAATCCAGAGTTAATAATAAGTTCTTTTATTTCTTCGCTTCCCATTTTATATGCTGCGCCAGCAGAAGAAACAACATTTTCTTCAATCATAATGCTACCAAGGTCGTTTGCTCCAGAATGCAGACAAACAGCCGCAGTTTGTTTTCCAACCGTCAACCAAGAAGCTTGTATATTTGGAATATTGTTTAAAACTAGTCTAGAAATGGCAATTAGCCTAATATATTCAACAGGTGTAGGAAAAAACGTTCCGTCATTTTTTAATTCTTTTGAAAGCAAAGAAATATTTCCATAAAAGGGCCACGGAATAAACGACAAAAAGCCCGGAGCGTTTTCTGGCTTTATTTTTTGCAAATCTCTAATTTTAAACAGGTGTTCTATTCTTTCTTCCATTGTTTCGACATGCCCAAACATCATTGTAGCAGATGTAACCATTCCTAATTTATGAGCTTCGTGCATTACATCTAGCCACTGTTGAGATTTTATTTTTGCAGGAGAAATAATTTTCCGCACTCTATCGCTAAGAATTTCTGCACCAGCACCCGGCAAGCTGTCAAGACCAGAATCAATAAGCGTTTTCAACACAGAAGAGACTGATAAATTTTCTTTTTTTGCAATGAAATCAATTTCTGCTGGACTTAGAGCATGCAATTTTATAGATGGAAATTCTGATTTAAGCCAAGAAAATAAATCGCAATAATATTTTAAGTTGAAATTATTATTTATTCCACCTTGCAGAAGCAATTGGTTTCCGCCAAGAGCAAAAAGTTCTTCTATTTTTTTTCTGTATTCATCTTTTGATGTAACAAAAGCATTTGGACTTCCTTTTGAGCAGCTAAACATACAAAACTTGCATCTAGAAACACAAATGTTTGTAATATTTACATTTCTATCAATAATCCACGAAACGTCATTGTTTTTATGAGTTTTCATTCTAAGAGCATGAGCAGCACTCATTATCAATTCAGTTGAAACATTTTTGTAAACAAATAACGCTTCTTCAAAAGTTATTTCTTGGTCAAATAGAGGTTTTGCTAAGATAGAATAAATATCAAAATTCATTTTAAAACCATTTCTCTGTATTAAAAGAATAACTTGCAGAAAACTCTGCAAATGTGTTGTGTAGTTTATAGTCTATTTTTGAGTAATTATCTACAAAAACAGATTTTAACCCATAAGTTATTCTTAAATTTACAGAGATTTTCTTGCTTACTTTATATGAAGTTCCCATAAGAAGTCCATAATCGTATGTTCTTGTATTTTCAGCAAAGTCTAAAACTTCTTTCATTATTTTTGGGTCATATCCGGCTCTGCCTATTGCTATAGCGTGAGTTTCTGTGTTGGAAAGCCATCCATAATACGCACCACCCATTACAGACCATTTTGATTGCCCAATTTTATAAACTAAAATAGCAGGGATTTCCAAATAATAATTGTCAAACGCTCCTTCTGCAAAACCGTTGAAAAATGTTTCAATATCTAACCAAACATCTGGTAATAATGGATGTTGCATATGATCAGTATATGGCATACTGTCAATTGGAGTAGAAAACTTAGCGCCCTTTCTTGAAAAAACCACTTCTGTTTGAAAGCTAAAATCTTCGTTGAATTTATAATTAAAGAAAACTCCCAGATTGTGGCATAGTAGCGGCGATCCTTTAGCACCCTTTGGGATTTCCCCACCAATTGGTAATGGTGACCCAACATTAAGACCAATTTTTGGACCTAATGTTAAATTTTGCGAACTTAAATTGCAAAAAAGAAAAAATAAAAAAGAAATAAATATTATTTTTTTCATTTAAAAATTTTTCCGCTATAAGATTTATTATTTTCAACAATTTGATAAAAATAAAGACCTGAGCTTAAATTGTTATTTGACAAATGTTCAGTAGTGTTTTGTAAAGATTTGCTTAAAACTAATTTACCGGAAATGTCATAAATATAGATATTTCTTTTAGCTTCGTTGCTAAAGTTAAATATCCAAAAATTATCAGTGGTCATAGTTTCGCACGTGTTGCTTTCGTCATTAACTCCTGATAAAAGAATTAGCTCAACATCGTCAATTATCAATGTGCTTCCAATGCCGCCTTTATAGAATTCTCCATTTTTACTTGATGCAAACACAACAGCTATTGTATCTGGAGTTGCATCTGAAAAATATTGAAAGTCAAGGCTGAATTGCTTGTAAGTTGTAACGTTTTCAGAAGAATACATTTCTGCACGAGCAATTTCAACACGTTTTGTTCCGTCCCAATACGAAAGAATAGCATATATAGCGCAGGAATCTGGAGTGCCGCTATATGCAACAGATGTGTATTTATAATAGCCTTGCATTGTTTTTAATTTTTCAGTAAAAGGCACACCTCTTAATGCTTTTGAGTTGAAACCATCAGCAACAAATTTTCCTGTAAACAAATTGCCAGCAGCAGGCATTCCCATTATGCTTTTGGTTTCTAGTTTTGCAGCATAATTCCCGCTATGGCTATCTGTTGTGCGTTCGCAACAAAATTTATTTACAATAGTGGTTGCAGCATTCGAGTTTGCCCAAATATTTGTAGGCATATTTTCCCAATAAAAATTTGATGGGTAAGAAGGATTATAAAAATTTTGATACCAGTTCTCAAAATCTAAACCTTCAATTTGGCTAATTTGTGATGAAGCATTAAGAGCTACAAAAAAGAACATTATAAAAACTACCTTTTTCATAAAAAAAATTTTGTAAAATTAATCATTTATTTGCAAATATTAGCATTTTTGTCTTTTTATTTTTTAAGAACGTCAATAAAAGCTATTATTATAGTCATATTTAGTACTTTTGTAAAATTTTAAATTCGTTTTGAAACATATTGTTTATATAGAAAATATTCTTGGTTTTGCAGAAATAAGGAAACAACTTTCTGCAAATTGCCATACTCCTGTGGGATTAGAGCTTTCAAAAAACAACTTTTTTTCAACTGAAATTGAAGAATTAGAAGAAGCCTTATCCTTTACAAAAGAGATGAAATATATAAACGAATATGCTGGAGGATTGCCTGCCATTGGCTTTGAAGACTTTAGAGTAAAATTAGAACAAATAAAAACGCCTGGTTCTTTTGCGGAAATAACGACATTGCAAACAATTTCTTTTATAATTGAAAAGCTTCTTGATTTACAAAAAATATTTGAAGGACAAAAAGAACACGCGCCATTGCTAAACAAAAAAACTCATTCTGTTGAAATCAATGAGAAGATTTTTATTCGAATTAATGAAATTATTGATGAAAAAGGTGAAATAAAAAGCAATGCATCAGAAAATCTTGCATCAATAAGAAAAGAAATAGAAAAGCAAAGAAGCAAAGTTGAAAAAACAATATTTCATATTTTAAAAAACCTAAAAGAAAAAGGAATTGTTGAAGAAGATGTTAATTTAAGCATCCGCAACGGGAAGCTTGTTATTCCAATAGCTTCGTCGAAAAAAAGAGCAATAAAAGGCGTTTTTATTGATGAATCAGCCACAGGACAAACTTCTTTTATTGAGCCAATAGAGGTTTTTGAGTTAAACAACGATATTCAAAATTTAGAATTTGAAGAAAGGCGAGAAATAATCCGCATCTTAATTGACCTTACGGATTTTATCAGACCAAATATTAATGAAATCAAATCTTATATCACCTTTTTAGGAGAAATAGACCTTATAAATTCAAAATCGAAATTAGCAATATCGCAAAATGCTATAATGCCCACTATTTCTAGCGATTATACGATGATTATACGTCAAGGACGGCATCCAATACTAGAAGAATCATTGAAAAAACAAGGAAAAAA
It encodes:
- the mqnC gene encoding dehypoxanthine futalosine cyclase — encoded protein: MNFDIYSILAKPLFDQEITFEEALFVYKNVSTELIMSAAHALRMKTHKNNDVSWIIDRNVNITNICVSRCKFCMFSCSKGSPNAFVTSKDEYRKKIEELFALGGNQLLLQGGINNNFNLKYYCDLFSWLKSEFPSIKLHALSPAEIDFIAKKENLSVSSVLKTLIDSGLDSLPGAGAEILSDRVRKIISPAKIKSQQWLDVMHEAHKLGMVTSATMMFGHVETMEERIEHLFKIRDLQKIKPENAPGFLSFIPWPFYGNISLLSKELKNDGTFFPTPVEYIRLIAISRLVLNNIPNIQASWLTVGKQTAAVCLHSGANDLGSIMIEENVVSSAGAAYKMGSEEIKELIINSGFNPRQRNQDFTNFDNISI
- a CDS encoding cation transporter, giving the protein MENKKVSLKKFIWLSIFAAVITILLKFYAWYLTGSAGLMSDAVESLVNLVAAIMALKLLSIAMKPADEKHLFGHSKAEYFSSAIEGVMIILAAGSIIWASIPRFINPVEIENTGIGLVFSAIASAVNLVVALILIRNGKKHKSILLEADGKHLMTDVWTSLGVILAVIVVEFTGWLILDPIIAVLVAINIIVSGVVLIKRSANGLLDAAIDSEGLKKIENLLDSYKKDKKIIFHSLLTRQAGQRIFISMHILVPGEWTVKQGHDVSEQIEKDLFDLFDQPINVITHIEPIEDPKSFNDIDLDRKFD
- a CDS encoding M23 family metallopeptidase; protein product: MRISLFLIFLLFFNISFSQTTQTIALPLQPPLQLTSNFAEYRSGRFHIGLDFRTYDKNDRRIFSVWDGYVSRVRFNSASYGRAVYISHPNGYTSVYGHLSSFSPEIDSLVTNYQYKNKTFETDIYLSQNTIKIKKGQPIGIAGNSGYSFGEHLHFEIRDTKTSDPLNPLMFFQTNDKRKPIFNQIGIYSLQSGGFLPANVDLYKTILHGETYTTLKEIYVPDTFFIGIDVQDFQSLSYRLLPRIIEVLIDDILVWKADFDRYSFYLDSNCKGIFDHNLGLNKKKQIVLTYSGNVPNTLFYKKISKKGLFTLKDSLPHKLTIIATDAESNSSTLNTTIIKNKKSSPHSNNKYKIFNHQFNTFNTENISIELNINSFYGDMALEQPFLIEKKIDNELVWTIGSKELPILKSFKVIFNKNNFISNKTLFIQTDNSNKIIKSYKPTKDSKGNWFVKMNNTGDFKLFEDTVPPKIYKNNISSLNTAPTNDIIFYVSDNSGVIKSYNAYVDGVWQLMIYDFKYDQFTIPLKKNQKIEKLHVTFTDIVGNKTEKTFLF
- the porQ gene encoding type IX secretion system protein PorQ, translated to MRIFFAICFFVNIFLLSAQNGKNKVFSFLEMPNSSRLTALGGNMASINDGDISLVLTNPSLINDSVDKGIAINYTNYFSDINYGFLTYSHTFEKVGSFAGSLQYLNYGNFTQTDYYGNVLGEFNSYDMAVTIGWGRVLHPGFSIGANVKFIYSDLNDVSASGIGVDVAGTYFNDENFFSTTLAIRNAGRQIKTYNGISEPFPFDMQLAFSKRFEHVPLRFSALIHHLHKWDICYFNPEDIQYDPISGLPIEERKISVFGDKLMRHIIFGAEFAPSRSLSFRIGYNYQRRKELTVASRLSTVGLSWGFGFRIKYFYLSYARSAYHLAGSPNVITITTNINDFL
- a CDS encoding PorT family protein produces the protein MKKIIFISFLFFLFCNLSSQNLTLGPKIGLNVGSPLPIGGEIPKGAKGSPLLCHNLGVFFNYKFNEDFSFQTEVVFSRKGAKFSTPIDSMPYTDHMQHPLLPDVWLDIETFFNGFAEGAFDNYYLEIPAILVYKIGQSKWSVMGGAYYGWLSNTETHAIAIGRAGYDPKIMKEVLDFAENTRTYDYGLLMGTSYKVSKKISVNLRITYGLKSVFVDNYSKIDYKLHNTFAEFSASYSFNTEKWF
- the xseA gene encoding exodeoxyribonuclease VII large subunit, giving the protein MSTSSNSNIFTLNQVLIKLRNVVARDFAAPLWIKAEMLKLNRYTASGHAFPELVEKINNKIIAKCQSVIWADDLRRISANFKDITGKNFEDGIEILFYAELRFHELYGLRLRIIDVDAQYTLGKIALERKKTILRLQNEGLFYLNKNTFLSEIPSKLAVISVSTSRGLKDFENIINSEGAIFKIETTLFPAVLQGSKCVETISMRISQISKMKDKFDAVLILRGGGDETGLDCYDDYNLAKAVCECPLPVITGIGHSTNETVTELVAFANKITPTDVGYFIVKMFSTQLLKLQDKASQISALFLMSLANHEQLLEDIAASIYEKTKVKFQFQKEYLQSRLLFLLKKSIFTTSDLSAKLHSYVADINLRSTTFLANKNYNLNLQQKDLTQNLKHFFQKNNSNLKIFENNIAMSNPSNLLKKGYSITLLDSKIIRNSKKLKDGDVIETIFNDGNVKSVIQKQKK
- a CDS encoding T9SS type A sorting domain-containing protein, producing the protein MKKVVFIMFFFVALNASSQISQIEGLDFENWYQNFYNPSYPSNFYWENMPTNIWANSNAATTIVNKFCCERTTDSHSGNYAAKLETKSIMGMPAAGNLFTGKFVADGFNSKALRGVPFTEKLKTMQGYYKYTSVAYSGTPDSCAIYAILSYWDGTKRVEIARAEMYSSENVTTYKQFSLDFQYFSDATPDTIAVVFASSKNGEFYKGGIGSTLIIDDVELILLSGVNDESNTCETMTTDNFWIFNFSNEAKRNIYIYDISGKLVLSKSLQNTTEHLSNNNLSSGLYFYQIVENNKSYSGKIFK
- a CDS encoding DUF2141 domain-containing protein; the protein is MKKISFILVLLFGFGLMAYSQSITFNIIGIKKPIGNIQLGFFTNEKDYKIEKPTISKYISKKGLKNGKITVKFDDIPAGTYGVCLLDDENSNGKMDYLFFIPQEGFGFSNYYHKGMSKPKFDSFKFDLNRGAHKVVEIKIRYM
- the xseB gene encoding exodeoxyribonuclease VII small subunit — encoded protein: MKKQEDLKYSEAIAEIEEIIKLIDDDLIDLDELIVKVKRATELIYFCKKQILNAENEINAELSSLREISGNEEKSE